A window of the Streptomyces sp. NBC_00454 genome harbors these coding sequences:
- a CDS encoding endo-1,4-beta-xylanase, whose amino-acid sequence MGSNAIPPSTVRRKIGILRTALVAGVLGSAALLVAPLASQAAESTLGGAAAQSGRYFGTAVASGRLGDSAYTTIAGREFNMVTPENEMKIDATEPQQGQFNFAAGDRVYNWAVQNGKQVRGHTLAWYSQQPGWMQNLSGSALRQAMTNHINGVMAHYKGKIVQWDVVNEAFADGSSGARRDSNLQRTGNDWIEVAFRTARAADPAAKLCYNDYNVENWTWAKTQAMYNMVRDFKQRGVPIDCVGFQSHFNNDSPYNSNFRTTLQSFAALGVDVAVTELDIQGASATTYANVTNDCLAVPRCLGITVWGVRDTDSWRSEQSPLLFDGNGNKKPAYTSVLNALNAGSSNPTPTPTPGSGQVKGVGSGRCLDVPGASTSDGTQLNLWDCNNRTNQQWSYTASGELKVYGDKCLDAAGTANGTKVQIYSCWGGDNQKWRLNSDGSIVGVQSGLCLDAAGTGTANGTLIQLYSCSGGSNQRWTRT is encoded by the coding sequence ATGGGCTCAAATGCCATTCCCCCATCCACCGTCCGCCGGAAGATCGGAATTCTCCGTACGGCGCTGGTCGCCGGCGTCCTCGGCTCGGCCGCCCTACTGGTGGCTCCGCTGGCCTCACAGGCCGCCGAGAGCACTCTCGGCGGCGCGGCGGCGCAGAGCGGCCGCTACTTCGGCACCGCCGTCGCCTCGGGCAGGCTGGGCGACTCGGCGTACACGACGATCGCGGGCCGCGAGTTCAACATGGTGACGCCCGAGAACGAGATGAAGATCGACGCCACCGAACCCCAGCAGGGCCAGTTCAACTTCGCCGCCGGTGACCGCGTCTACAACTGGGCGGTACAGAACGGCAAGCAGGTACGCGGTCACACCCTGGCCTGGTACTCCCAGCAGCCCGGCTGGATGCAAAACCTCAGCGGCAGCGCGCTGCGCCAGGCGATGACCAACCACATCAACGGCGTGATGGCCCACTACAAGGGCAAGATCGTCCAGTGGGACGTCGTGAACGAGGCCTTCGCCGACGGCAGTTCGGGGGCCCGGCGCGACTCCAACCTGCAGCGCACCGGCAACGACTGGATCGAGGTCGCCTTCCGCACCGCGCGCGCCGCCGACCCGGCCGCCAAGCTCTGCTACAACGACTACAACGTCGAGAACTGGACCTGGGCCAAGACCCAGGCCATGTACAACATGGTCCGGGACTTCAAGCAGCGCGGCGTGCCGATCGACTGCGTCGGCTTCCAGTCCCACTTCAACAACGACAGCCCGTACAACAGCAACTTCCGCACCACCCTGCAGAGCTTCGCCGCCCTAGGCGTCGACGTGGCCGTCACCGAACTCGACATCCAGGGCGCCTCGGCCACGACCTACGCCAACGTGACCAACGACTGCCTGGCCGTCCCGCGCTGCCTCGGCATCACCGTCTGGGGTGTGCGCGACACCGACTCCTGGCGGTCGGAGCAATCGCCGCTGCTGTTCGACGGCAACGGCAACAAGAAGCCGGCCTACACCTCGGTGCTCAACGCACTCAACGCCGGTTCCTCCAACCCCACTCCGACCCCCACGCCCGGTTCCGGACAGGTCAAGGGCGTCGGTTCGGGCCGCTGCCTGGACGTGCCCGGTGCCAGCACGAGCGACGGCACCCAGCTCAACCTGTGGGACTGCAACAACCGCACCAACCAGCAGTGGTCGTACACCGCTTCAGGCGAGCTCAAGGTCTACGGCGACAAGTGCCTGGACGCCGCCGGCACCGCCAACGGCACCAAGGTCCAGATCTACAGCTGCTGGGGCGGCGACAACCAGAAGTGGCGCCTGAACTCCGACGGTTCCATCGTCGGAGTCCAGTCCGGCCTCTGCCTGGACGCGGCCGGAACCGGCACCGCCAACGGCACCCTGATCCAGCTCTACTCCTGCTCGGGCGGCAGCAACCAGCGCTGGACCCGCACCTGA
- a CDS encoding RICIN domain-containing protein, with the protein MVAATLAIGTLFAVKPAPAEAATVDGNAWYVLVNRNSGKALDVYGASTADGARVSQWTRNDGANQQWQFVDSGSGFYRLKARHSGKVLDVAGSSTADGAAIAQRTDGNGANQQFRLADSDAGHVRLINRNSDKAVEVQGASTADGGNVVQYSDWGGANQQWQMVKLSSGGGGCGSAPTLASGTHTIQSSGKSRSFILRVPDNYSNSQPYRLIFAFHWRGGTAGDVASGGTSGKAWSYYGQQEQSNNSAILVAPQGLDNGWANPGGEDVTFVDDMIRRIEGGLCVNTAQRFATGFSWGGGMSYALACTRANVFRAVAVISGGEISGCSGGAQPIAYFGIHGVSDSVLNIAQGRSLRDRFVSNNGCTSQNPREPAPGSRTHITTTYSGCRAGYPVQWAAFDGGHLPGPVDGSSNESGVTTWTKGEIWRFFAQF; encoded by the coding sequence GTGGTGGCGGCGACGCTCGCGATCGGCACGCTCTTCGCGGTGAAGCCGGCGCCCGCGGAGGCGGCGACGGTGGACGGCAATGCCTGGTACGTCCTGGTCAATCGCAACAGCGGCAAGGCGCTGGACGTCTATGGCGCGTCCACCGCCGACGGCGCGCGGGTCAGTCAGTGGACGCGCAACGACGGAGCCAACCAGCAGTGGCAGTTCGTGGACTCCGGCAGCGGCTTCTACCGGCTCAAGGCCCGGCATTCGGGCAAGGTTCTCGACGTGGCCGGCTCCTCGACCGCCGACGGCGCCGCGATCGCGCAGCGGACCGACGGCAACGGGGCCAACCAGCAGTTCCGGCTGGCCGACTCCGACGCGGGCCACGTCCGGCTGATCAACCGCAACAGCGACAAGGCCGTCGAGGTACAGGGCGCCTCCACCGCCGACGGCGGCAACGTCGTCCAGTACAGCGACTGGGGCGGCGCCAACCAGCAATGGCAGATGGTCAAGCTGTCGTCCGGCGGCGGCGGATGCGGCAGCGCCCCGACGCTGGCGAGCGGTACGCACACGATCCAGAGCAGCGGCAAGAGCCGCAGCTTCATCCTCAGGGTTCCCGACAACTACTCCAACAGCCAGCCCTACCGGCTGATCTTCGCGTTCCACTGGCGGGGCGGAACCGCCGGCGACGTCGCCTCGGGCGGAACGAGCGGGAAGGCCTGGTCCTACTACGGCCAACAGGAACAATCCAACAACAGCGCGATCCTCGTCGCCCCCCAGGGCCTCGACAACGGCTGGGCCAATCCGGGCGGTGAGGACGTCACCTTCGTCGACGACATGATCCGGCGGATCGAGGGCGGCCTCTGCGTCAACACGGCGCAGCGTTTCGCCACCGGTTTCAGCTGGGGCGGCGGGATGAGCTACGCACTCGCATGCACCCGGGCCAACGTCTTCAGGGCTGTCGCGGTCATCTCCGGCGGCGAGATCAGCGGGTGCAGCGGCGGCGCCCAGCCCATCGCCTACTTCGGAATCCACGGCGTCAGCGACTCCGTCCTCAACATCGCGCAAGGACGGTCCCTGCGCGACAGGTTCGTCAGCAACAACGGCTGCACCTCCCAGAACCCGCGCGAGCCCGCGCCGGGCAGCCGGACGCACATCACCACCACCTACTCGGGCTGCCGTGCCGGGTACCCGGTCCAATGGGCCGCCTTCGACGGAGGCCACTTGCCCGGTCCGGTCGACGGCTCCTCCAACGAGAGCGGCGTCACGACCTGGACCAAGGGAGAGATCTGGAGGTTCTTCGCACAGTTCTAG
- a CDS encoding glycoside hydrolase family 9 protein produces the protein MPPVTSARGVPRRAAAVLAGFALAVGGLSATALTVPVAAAATVAAAADTPVRVNQLGYLPDGPKRATVASSATAPLAWQLRDASGAVTASGATTVRGADQASGQSTHLVDFGAYTGTGTGFTLVVGGQSSHPFDISASLYDGLRADSMSFFYQQRSGIAIDAALAGGSAYARPAGHLGVAPNKGDTGVPCQSGVCDYQLDVRGGWYDAGDQGKYVVNGGISVWEMVNSFERARRSGGEAALGDATLRVPERGNGTPDVLDEARWELEFLLRMQVPAGKPMAGMAFHKMHDAKWTALPTRPELDSEQRELHKPSTAATLNLAASAAQCARVYASYDAAFSARCLDAARRAWTAAKANPNVLALASDSTGGGAYEDADVSDEFYWAAAELLATTGESQYRDAVTSSPHHTKPVDAFWWGGTATLGRITLATVPGVTLPADDVTRLRGLLTTAADGHLSTMSGQGYAVPLPATGYVWGSNSSVTNNAMVLAVAYEITGQQRYRAGALESLDYLLGRNALDLSYVTGYGDRTSENQHHRFWAHQNDASLPHPPAGSFAGGPNAGLEDPVAKEKLTGCAPAACYVDDIGSYSTNEVAINWNASLAWLAAFAAERRGAPAAPVVQVAPAAVTVPEGGSAPVGVRLSAAPAQNVTVTVARNSGDEDLSAAATLVFTPANWATPQQVSVVAAQDADTSSGSATFTVGGPGVQSATFTATEADDDASAASCTVAYRIDNAWGNGFTATVTLRNTGTSTISGWTLGWSFAGDQRISNGWNATVSQSGSTVAARDSGWNGTLEPGGSVGFGFQATYSGTNAIPARYTLNGALCS, from the coding sequence GTGCCTCCTGTCACCTCCGCCCGCGGCGTGCCACGTCGCGCGGCCGCCGTGCTCGCCGGCTTCGCGCTGGCGGTCGGCGGTCTGTCCGCGACCGCCCTGACCGTTCCGGTCGCGGCTGCCGCCACCGTGGCCGCCGCTGCCGACACGCCCGTCCGGGTCAACCAGCTCGGCTACCTGCCCGACGGCCCCAAGCGGGCCACCGTGGCCAGCTCCGCGACGGCCCCGCTCGCCTGGCAACTGCGCGACGCCTCCGGTGCGGTGACCGCTTCGGGCGCCACCACGGTGCGCGGCGCCGACCAGGCGTCCGGCCAGTCCACGCACCTGGTGGACTTCGGCGCGTACACCGGCACCGGCACCGGCTTCACCCTGGTCGTCGGCGGCCAGAGCAGCCACCCCTTCGACATATCCGCCTCGCTCTACGACGGACTGCGCGCCGACAGCATGTCGTTCTTCTACCAGCAGCGCAGTGGCATCGCGATCGATGCCGCCCTGGCGGGAGGCAGCGCGTACGCCCGCCCCGCCGGGCACCTCGGCGTCGCCCCGAACAAGGGCGACACCGGCGTCCCCTGCCAGTCCGGGGTGTGCGACTACCAACTGGACGTGCGGGGCGGCTGGTACGACGCGGGCGACCAGGGCAAGTACGTGGTCAACGGCGGCATCTCCGTCTGGGAGATGGTGAACTCCTTCGAGCGGGCCCGCCGTTCGGGTGGTGAAGCGGCGCTCGGCGATGCGACGCTGCGGGTGCCGGAGCGCGGCAACGGGACGCCGGACGTGCTGGACGAGGCCCGTTGGGAGCTGGAGTTCCTGCTACGGATGCAGGTCCCGGCCGGGAAGCCGATGGCCGGGATGGCCTTCCACAAGATGCACGACGCCAAGTGGACCGCCCTGCCGACCCGGCCCGAACTCGATTCCGAACAACGCGAGTTGCACAAGCCGTCGACCGCCGCGACGCTGAACCTGGCGGCCTCGGCCGCGCAATGTGCCCGGGTGTACGCGTCGTACGACGCCGCGTTCTCCGCGCGCTGCCTGGACGCGGCCCGCCGGGCCTGGACGGCCGCCAAGGCCAACCCGAACGTGCTCGCCCTGGCGAGCGACAGCACCGGCGGCGGCGCCTACGAGGACGCCGACGTCTCCGACGAGTTCTACTGGGCGGCGGCGGAACTCCTCGCCACCACCGGCGAGTCCCAGTACCGGGACGCCGTCACCTCCTCCCCGCACCACACCAAGCCCGTCGACGCGTTCTGGTGGGGCGGTACCGCGACGCTCGGCCGCATCACCCTCGCCACCGTCCCCGGCGTGACCCTGCCCGCCGACGACGTGACCCGGCTGCGCGGCCTGCTGACCACGGCCGCCGATGGCCACCTGTCCACGATGTCCGGCCAGGGCTACGCGGTGCCGCTCCCCGCCACCGGGTACGTGTGGGGCTCCAACAGCTCCGTCACCAACAACGCGATGGTGCTGGCCGTCGCGTACGAGATCACCGGGCAACAGCGCTACCGGGCCGGAGCGTTGGAGTCCCTGGACTACCTGCTCGGCCGCAACGCGCTCGACCTCTCCTACGTCACCGGCTACGGCGACCGCACTTCCGAGAACCAGCACCACCGGTTCTGGGCGCATCAGAACGACGCCTCGCTCCCGCACCCGCCGGCCGGTTCCTTCGCGGGCGGGCCGAACGCCGGGCTGGAGGACCCGGTGGCCAAGGAGAAGCTCACGGGCTGCGCACCGGCGGCCTGCTACGTGGACGACATCGGCTCGTACTCCACCAACGAGGTGGCCATCAACTGGAACGCCTCCCTGGCCTGGCTGGCGGCCTTCGCGGCCGAGCGGCGGGGCGCCCCGGCGGCGCCCGTGGTCCAGGTGGCACCGGCGGCCGTAACGGTCCCGGAGGGCGGCTCGGCGCCGGTGGGCGTGCGGCTCTCGGCAGCGCCCGCGCAGAACGTGACGGTGACGGTGGCCCGGAACTCCGGCGACGAGGACCTGTCGGCAGCCGCGACCCTGGTGTTCACCCCGGCCAACTGGGCGACGCCGCAGCAGGTTTCGGTCGTCGCCGCGCAGGATGCTGACACGTCTTCGGGCAGCGCGACCTTCACGGTAGGTGGTCCCGGCGTGCAGTCGGCGACGTTCACGGCGACGGAGGCGGACGACGATGCGTCGGCGGCCTCCTGCACGGTGGCGTACCGGATCGACAACGCCTGGGGCAACGGCTTCACCGCGACGGTGACCCTGAGGAACACCGGAACCTCGACGATCTCCGGCTGGACCCTCGGCTGGAGCTTCGCGGGTGATCAGCGGATCAGCAACGGCTGGAACGCCACGGTGAGCCAGTCGGGCAGCACGGTCGCCGCCCGGGACTCCGGGTGGAACGGCACGCTGGAGCCCGGCGGCAGCGTGGGCTTCGGCTTCCAGGCCACGTATTCGGGTACCAACGCGATCCCGGCGCGATACACGCTCAACGGCGCACTCTGCTCCTGA
- the araD gene encoding L-ribulose-5-phosphate 4-epimerase AraD produces MSETILKDLRREVLAANLRIPEAGLATLTWGNVSGVDRDAGVFVIKPSGVSYADLTEDDLVVVALEDGRVVDGHLRPSTDTETHRCLYRAFPSIGGVTHTHSTHAVAFAQARRPIPVLGTTHADTFNGPVPVTADLTAEQCAQDYEYNTGQVIVARLDGDPRRADEVPGALVSRHGPFTWGATAKAALENAIVCEAVAEMALHTLALGSRLGDTSEPPRHLLERHFTRKHGPDAYYGNALQAPSA; encoded by the coding sequence GTGAGCGAGACCATTCTCAAGGACCTCCGTCGCGAGGTCCTCGCGGCCAACCTGCGCATCCCGGAGGCCGGTCTGGCCACCCTCACCTGGGGAAACGTCAGTGGAGTGGATCGAGACGCCGGCGTCTTCGTCATCAAGCCGTCCGGAGTCTCCTACGCCGACCTCACCGAGGACGACCTGGTGGTGGTGGCGCTGGAGGACGGGCGGGTCGTCGACGGACACCTCAGGCCGTCCACCGACACCGAAACCCATCGGTGCCTCTACCGGGCCTTCCCCTCCATCGGCGGCGTCACCCACACGCACTCGACGCACGCCGTCGCCTTCGCCCAGGCCCGCCGCCCGATCCCCGTGCTCGGTACGACACACGCCGACACCTTCAACGGGCCCGTCCCCGTGACGGCGGACCTCACCGCCGAGCAGTGCGCGCAGGACTACGAGTACAACACCGGGCAGGTGATCGTTGCCCGGCTCGACGGAGACCCCCGCCGGGCCGACGAGGTCCCCGGCGCGCTCGTCTCACGGCACGGCCCCTTCACCTGGGGCGCCACCGCGAAGGCTGCGCTGGAGAACGCCATCGTCTGCGAGGCCGTGGCGGAGATGGCGCTGCACACGCTGGCGCTGGGCTCCCGCCTCGGAGACACCTCCGAACCGCCGAGGCATCTGCTGGAGCGGCACTTCACCCGCAAGCACGGACCGGACGCCTACTACGGCAACGCCCTTCAGGCCCCGAGCGCCTGA